One Actinomycetota bacterium DNA segment encodes these proteins:
- a CDS encoding TadA family conjugal transfer-associated ATPase codes for MNVDAVTMRSRVQERLLAEEPAMMHEPSRWERRVRVRAAVARYLSEERVAVAPAEMATLVRELSDEITGLGPLEPLLRDPSVTEVMVNGCSRVYVERNGRIERAPVTLSGDEAVRHVIDRIVAPLGLRIDESSPWVDARLPDGSRVHAILPPLAVGGPTITIRRFSAVPLTVDDLVARGAMPAEWAEFLVEAVRARRSLIVCGGAGAGKTTLLGALAAHIPDHERVITIEDAAELRLQRDHVVALETRPANVEGRGRVTVRDLVRNALRMRPDRIIVGEVRGGEVLDMLQAMNTGHDGSMSTAHANSPTDLLPRLEAMAALGEAGLSQAAVRPQLEAALDLVVHVSRVADGARRLTAVCEVVAHDGALTLESKFQTRGGASWSAR; via the coding sequence ATGAACGTCGACGCGGTCACGATGCGCTCGCGCGTGCAAGAGCGGCTTCTGGCGGAGGAGCCGGCGATGATGCATGAGCCGTCGCGATGGGAACGCCGCGTGCGTGTGCGTGCTGCGGTCGCGCGTTACCTGTCCGAAGAGCGCGTCGCCGTTGCGCCCGCTGAGATGGCAACGCTGGTGCGCGAACTGTCGGACGAGATCACGGGTCTCGGTCCGCTGGAGCCGTTGCTGCGCGACCCATCCGTGACCGAAGTGATGGTGAATGGGTGCTCGCGCGTATACGTCGAGCGCAACGGACGCATCGAGCGCGCGCCGGTTACTCTCTCGGGCGACGAAGCCGTGCGTCACGTCATCGACCGGATCGTTGCCCCGCTGGGGCTGCGTATCGACGAGAGTTCGCCGTGGGTGGACGCGCGCTTGCCGGACGGATCCCGCGTGCATGCAATCTTGCCGCCGCTCGCGGTTGGGGGGCCGACGATCACGATCCGCCGGTTTTCGGCGGTCCCGCTCACCGTCGACGACCTTGTGGCGCGCGGGGCGATGCCGGCCGAGTGGGCTGAGTTCCTGGTCGAAGCAGTGCGCGCGCGCCGCAGCCTTATCGTGTGCGGAGGGGCCGGCGCGGGCAAGACGACGTTGCTCGGCGCCCTTGCGGCCCACATCCCCGACCACGAACGGGTGATCACGATTGAAGACGCGGCAGAGCTTCGTCTCCAGCGCGATCACGTAGTCGCGCTCGAGACGCGGCCGGCGAACGTCGAGGGACGCGGCCGGGTGACCGTGCGGGATCTGGTGCGCAATGCCCTGCGGATGCGTCCGGACCGAATCATCGTCGGCGAGGTTCGCGGCGGCGAAGTGCTGGACATGTTGCAAGCGATGAACACGGGCCACGACGGCTCGATGAGCACCGCGCACGCGAATTCGCCGACCGACTTGCTGCCTCGACTGGAGGCGATGGCCGCGCTCGGTGAGGCAGGTCTGTCGCAGGCCGCCGTGCGACCGCAACTGGAAGCTGCGCTTGATCTTGTGGTTCACGTTTCCCGGGTAGCCGACGGCGCGCGCCGCCTGACTGCCGTGTGTGAGGTGGTTGCGCACGACGGTGCGCTCACGCTGGAGTCGAAGTTCCAAACCCGAGGGGGTGCGTCGTGGTCGGCGCGGTGA
- a CDS encoding HAD-IB family hydrolase, translated as MQAAFFDLDKTVIARSSTLAFGKPLMKEGMISRALIIKSLYAQLVYHLVGADEAKMEKMRVALLELTRGWEKEKIQQLVRETITDIIDPLIYQEALDLIAEHRAAGRRVYIVSSSAEEIVRPLAEYLGVPHFIATRPSIDDEGRYTGELEFYCYGENKAIAMREAAERYGIDLAGSYAYSDSVTDEPMLAVVGHPNVVNPDKELRAIAVEREWPILEFVRPISLRSRIVASVSKPSPTTAFAAAAFAAAAIGWRAMRRRGGSHAA; from the coding sequence ATGCAGGCCGCCTTTTTTGACCTCGACAAGACCGTCATCGCGCGCTCATCGACGCTCGCATTCGGCAAACCGCTGATGAAGGAAGGAATGATCAGCCGCGCGCTGATCATCAAGTCGCTGTACGCGCAGCTCGTCTACCACCTGGTCGGCGCCGACGAGGCCAAGATGGAGAAGATGCGCGTCGCGCTGCTGGAACTGACGCGCGGCTGGGAGAAAGAGAAGATCCAGCAACTCGTGCGCGAGACGATCACCGACATCATCGACCCGCTGATCTACCAAGAGGCGCTGGACCTCATCGCCGAGCACCGCGCGGCCGGCCGCCGCGTGTACATCGTGTCGTCGTCGGCTGAGGAAATCGTGCGCCCATTGGCCGAATACTTGGGTGTTCCGCACTTCATCGCAACACGTCCAAGCATTGACGACGAAGGTCGCTACACCGGTGAGTTGGAGTTCTACTGCTATGGCGAGAACAAGGCCATCGCGATGCGCGAGGCCGCTGAGCGATACGGCATCGATCTCGCCGGGTCGTACGCGTACTCGGATTCAGTCACCGACGAGCCGATGCTCGCTGTCGTCGGGCACCCCAACGTGGTGAACCCGGACAAGGAATTGCGCGCGATCGCGGTTGAACGCGAGTGGCCGATACTTGAATTCGTTCGTCCAATTTCGCTGCGGTCACGAATCGTGGCAAGCGTTTCGAAGCCATCGCCGACAACCGCATTCGCAGCCGCGGCATTTGCTGCCGCGGCGATCGGTTGGCGCGCCATGCGCCGCCGCGGCGGTTCGCACGCTGCATAA
- a CDS encoding type II secretion system F family protein, with protein sequence MVGAVTLAVCLGILAWFSGRARLGARARSLGGVRLRAVERLAVAVDRVSLARATAGLLAGAAAGGLSLALAGTAGGLAWEPLSRARLRRARSQHVDRQLPDALRATATALRAGRNLAQAIECARDEVPAPLHVALDAAVRHMQVGAPLGRALDVFAETAGSTEAAAAAETMRIGRAAGANLPAILDAAVESLVDRERLARDRRAATAQARMSAMVVGSMPLAFFVTAGSGGRAQLRTLLHDPIGWVLLAAGLGLEAVGFLWTRALVRQG encoded by the coding sequence GTGGTCGGCGCGGTGACGCTTGCGGTATGTCTTGGGATCCTGGCGTGGTTCTCCGGGCGCGCGCGACTCGGCGCGCGCGCCCGGAGCCTCGGCGGAGTGCGGCTGCGTGCTGTTGAACGGCTCGCCGTGGCGGTGGATCGCGTGTCCTTGGCCCGAGCGACGGCCGGATTGCTCGCCGGTGCGGCAGCGGGAGGGTTGTCGCTCGCGCTTGCGGGAACGGCAGGCGGGCTTGCTTGGGAACCGCTGTCTCGCGCGCGCCTGCGGCGCGCGCGATCGCAACACGTGGATCGGCAGCTCCCGGACGCCCTACGAGCGACGGCGACGGCGTTGCGCGCAGGGCGTAACCTCGCGCAAGCGATTGAGTGCGCGCGCGACGAGGTCCCTGCACCGTTGCACGTCGCGCTTGATGCAGCGGTGCGACACATGCAAGTGGGAGCCCCTCTCGGCCGCGCACTCGATGTGTTCGCGGAAACCGCCGGATCGACGGAGGCCGCGGCGGCTGCCGAAACGATGCGAATCGGCCGCGCGGCCGGCGCGAACCTGCCGGCGATCTTGGACGCGGCGGTCGAGTCGTTGGTTGATCGCGAACGACTGGCGCGCGACCGTCGCGCGGCTACGGCGCAGGCACGAATGTCTGCGATGGTGGTCGGTTCGATGCCGTTGGCTTTCTTCGTGACGGCGGGGTCCGGTGGCCGCGCACAACTCCGGACGCTGCTTCACGACCCGATCGGATGGGTGCTGCTGGCTGCGGGACTTGGGCTTGAAGCGGTCGGGTTTCTCTGGACGCGTGCTTTGGTGAGGCAGGGGTGA
- a CDS encoding GAF domain-containing sensor histidine kinase: MENATDSDQQRSGNDEQGRLAAFTSAAVALASELELDALLQRIVDVARALIGAKYGALSVWQEGRIVRFVHDGLTTETAERIGHPPVGKGILGVVLRGGKPVRSQDLGEDPRASGFPPDHPHMRSFLGVPIRHRGQVLGDLYLSEKIGADEFSDEDEAMAVSFAALAAVSIDNAAMFSRDHETVERLRELDRMRADFVAMVSHELRNPIATMRGYAILLRDRPERFSVKEHRRFTEVIVDEADRLSTLVEDVMDVARMEAGEFTYAFYPYDPRALLEESIEEMRSVAPERMLISEVPGDLPPIRGDRDRMKQVVYNLLSNAIRYSSDGTSVTVSARAEADTLVVSIEDHGIGIAPEDRPRLFQRFARVRKPGMEHVKGTGLGLYISRQIVEAHGGTIWVESQPRRGSTFSFSVPASGPRPE, translated from the coding sequence GTGGAAAACGCCACCGACTCGGACCAACAACGTAGCGGAAACGACGAACAGGGCCGGTTGGCGGCTTTCACCAGCGCGGCCGTCGCTCTGGCTTCCGAGTTGGAGTTGGACGCCCTGCTGCAACGGATCGTAGATGTTGCGCGCGCGCTCATAGGCGCGAAGTACGGGGCGCTCAGCGTTTGGCAGGAGGGCCGGATCGTCCGATTCGTGCATGACGGCCTGACGACTGAGACCGCTGAGCGCATTGGTCATCCTCCCGTCGGCAAGGGCATCCTCGGTGTGGTGCTTCGCGGCGGCAAACCGGTGCGCTCGCAGGACCTTGGGGAGGATCCGCGTGCATCGGGGTTCCCGCCGGATCATCCTCACATGCGGTCGTTTCTCGGGGTCCCGATCCGACACCGAGGCCAGGTGCTCGGGGACCTCTACCTCTCGGAAAAGATCGGCGCGGACGAGTTTTCCGACGAGGACGAGGCGATGGCCGTCAGCTTTGCGGCGCTCGCCGCGGTTTCAATCGACAACGCGGCGATGTTCTCTCGTGACCACGAGACGGTTGAGCGACTGCGCGAACTCGACCGCATGCGCGCGGACTTCGTGGCGATGGTCTCTCACGAGCTTCGCAACCCGATTGCGACCATGCGTGGGTACGCGATTCTTCTGCGCGACCGGCCCGAGAGGTTCTCGGTGAAGGAGCACAGGCGGTTCACCGAAGTCATCGTCGACGAAGCCGACCGGCTCTCGACTCTTGTCGAGGACGTCATGGACGTCGCACGTATGGAAGCAGGGGAGTTCACCTACGCCTTCTATCCCTACGATCCCCGCGCCTTGCTTGAGGAGTCCATCGAGGAGATGCGCAGCGTCGCGCCCGAACGGATGCTGATCTCGGAGGTGCCCGGCGACCTTCCGCCGATCCGCGGGGATCGCGACCGGATGAAGCAGGTCGTCTACAACCTGCTGAGCAATGCGATCCGGTACTCGTCCGACGGCACGAGCGTGACGGTGTCGGCGCGCGCTGAGGCCGACACTCTTGTAGTAAGCATCGAGGACCATGGAATCGGAATCGCGCCTGAGGACCGTCCGCGTTTGTTCCAGCGCTTCGCGCGCGTTCGCAAGCCGGGGATGGAGCACGTCAAGGGCACGGGGCTGGGTCTGTACATCAGCCGCCAAATCGTCGAGGCGCACGGGGGGACGATCTGGGTGGAGAGTCAGCCGCGCCGCGGTTCGACCTTTTCTTTCTCGGTTCCGGCGAGCGGTCCGCGGCCCGAGTGA
- a CDS encoding CocE/NonD family hydrolase — protein MRKLVAVAVAMGLALAVSGVARGGTVEESGYMTARDGTRLRYHVIRPAEGTTFPVLVNYEGYAAGTYAGDNGVGTYLDRLLERGFAVVGVSARGTGCSEGVFDPFSLVMGRDGYDAIEWAGTQSWSDGRVGMIGVSFGGITQLLTAAQRPPHLRAIAPSSALSDLYRDVVYPGGILEYDFTFAWTGIQKEGGTQALVQRALPEGDTQCAVNYGTHEAGNANRSYFIPTLVADNPYDDDFDGQWKARSPEAGIPEIDVPAFLFNAWQDEQLPGRIWEDLELFTHPDRLWVNFSNGNHGRDYASAEAQDLTLAFLDHFVRDVDNGFESHAPVSIWMETQIQNGGQENVKTWAIDLPSIPNPTPRAFYLRAGGGLDDAAPVADEATDSYAYPLPSPDVGEPGQQQSGYTMGQFLWKAPVPPGGSVAYTSPPLQSDLVLAGPASLDLWLASTATDTDVQVTVTEVRPDGQEMYVQRGWLRASHRALDTTRSTELRPYQTHLRGDAQPLTAGEPTPLRIEVFPFAHAFRAGSRLRVWIDAPTSHTGFWAFVPTPDPAINTILHDAAHPSRLVVGVLPGQSAQAALSACDTIRNQPCRPDPV, from the coding sequence ATGAGGAAGCTGGTCGCTGTTGCCGTTGCGATGGGTTTGGCGCTTGCGGTGAGTGGGGTGGCGCGCGGCGGAACCGTCGAGGAGAGCGGCTATATGACCGCGCGCGACGGCACGCGGCTGCGCTATCACGTGATCCGCCCCGCGGAGGGTACGACCTTCCCCGTTCTTGTGAATTACGAGGGCTATGCGGCGGGAACCTACGCGGGCGACAACGGCGTGGGAACTTACCTCGACAGATTGCTTGAGCGCGGTTTCGCGGTGGTCGGAGTGTCGGCGCGTGGAACCGGCTGCTCGGAGGGCGTGTTCGATCCCTTTTCGCTTGTGATGGGTCGGGACGGCTACGACGCGATCGAGTGGGCGGGAACGCAGTCGTGGTCGGACGGGCGGGTCGGCATGATCGGCGTCAGTTTCGGAGGCATTACTCAGTTGTTGACTGCGGCGCAGCGACCTCCGCACCTGCGGGCGATCGCGCCTTCTTCGGCGCTGAGTGATCTGTATCGCGATGTCGTGTATCCCGGCGGGATCCTCGAATACGACTTCACGTTTGCCTGGACCGGGATTCAGAAGGAGGGCGGGACCCAGGCGCTCGTTCAGCGGGCCTTGCCCGAGGGCGACACCCAGTGTGCGGTCAATTACGGCACGCACGAGGCGGGGAACGCGAACAGGAGTTACTTCATTCCGACGCTCGTCGCGGACAATCCCTACGACGACGACTTCGACGGGCAGTGGAAGGCGCGCTCGCCTGAAGCCGGCATCCCGGAGATCGACGTGCCTGCGTTCCTGTTCAACGCGTGGCAGGACGAGCAACTCCCGGGCCGCATTTGGGAAGACCTTGAGTTGTTCACCCACCCGGACAGACTCTGGGTCAACTTCTCCAACGGAAACCACGGACGCGACTACGCCTCAGCCGAGGCGCAGGATCTCACGCTCGCGTTCCTGGATCACTTTGTGCGCGACGTAGACAACGGCTTCGAAAGCCACGCCCCGGTTTCGATTTGGATGGAGACGCAGATTCAAAACGGCGGGCAGGAGAACGTCAAGACGTGGGCGATCGATCTCCCGTCGATTCCGAACCCGACCCCGCGCGCGTTCTATTTGCGCGCCGGCGGTGGGCTCGACGATGCAGCACCCGTCGCCGACGAGGCGACCGACTCGTACGCCTACCCGCTGCCGTCTCCCGACGTTGGGGAGCCGGGTCAGCAGCAGAGCGGGTACACGATGGGTCAGTTCCTGTGGAAGGCTCCGGTGCCGCCGGGTGGATCCGTTGCGTATACGAGCCCGCCGCTTCAGAGCGACCTGGTTCTCGCGGGACCGGCCAGTCTGGATCTGTGGCTCGCCTCGACGGCGACCGACACCGACGTTCAGGTTACGGTGACCGAGGTTCGTCCCGACGGCCAAGAGATGTACGTCCAGCGTGGGTGGTTGCGCGCCTCGCATCGCGCTTTGGACACCACGCGTTCGACGGAACTGCGGCCTTACCAGACGCACCTGCGAGGGGACGCGCAACCCCTGACCGCCGGCGAGCCGACTCCTCTGCGGATTGAGGTCTTCCCGTTCGCGCACGCGTTTCGTGCGGGCTCACGCTTGCGCGTGTGGATCGACGCACCCACGAGCCACACCGGGTTCTGGGCGTTTGTTCCCACACCCGATCCCGCGATCAACACCATTCTGCACGACGCTGCTCATCCGTCTCGTCTGGTGGTCGGAGTGTTGCCGGGCCAATCCGCGCAGGCTGCGCTGTCGGCGTGTGACACCATCCGCAACCAGCCCTGCCGACCCGATCCTGTCTGA
- a CDS encoding type II secretion system F family protein, whose amino-acid sequence MAIAPRAHGSGVLAKLGRVLQCVPLVRRWAEATEPRAVELRAVLVGRCALTAVSTAFLVGNFASGARSLAAVPLGAWVGWRVGCSMHLRSDRARAQEVRRALAPALDRLATCVLAGMSIERALRIVAPSTPGPLGEAFSKGVRALEVGCPRARAYRHVVEHAGGDEIHSVMASLARAERFGTSVSSALLSQAAELRARARAAAETEAQTAPLKMVFPLVFCFLPAFVLLTVAPIAVSAIRTLGGA is encoded by the coding sequence ATGGCGATTGCGCCTCGTGCGCACGGTTCGGGTGTTCTCGCGAAGCTTGGTCGCGTTCTCCAGTGCGTACCGTTGGTGCGGCGCTGGGCGGAGGCGACGGAACCGCGTGCCGTCGAGCTTCGCGCGGTTCTTGTCGGCCGTTGCGCCCTCACGGCCGTCTCGACGGCGTTTCTCGTGGGGAACTTCGCTTCCGGTGCTCGTTCGCTCGCAGCGGTTCCGCTCGGCGCGTGGGTGGGCTGGCGCGTCGGATGTTCGATGCACTTGCGCAGCGACCGCGCTCGCGCGCAAGAGGTTCGGCGCGCTCTCGCGCCGGCGCTTGATCGCCTCGCGACGTGCGTCCTTGCCGGGATGAGCATCGAGCGCGCGTTGCGCATCGTCGCTCCGTCTACTCCGGGACCGCTCGGCGAGGCCTTTTCAAAGGGTGTTCGCGCGCTCGAGGTGGGGTGTCCGCGCGCGCGCGCCTATCGCCACGTGGTCGAGCACGCCGGCGGCGATGAGATCCACAGCGTGATGGCGTCGCTGGCCCGCGCGGAGCGATTCGGTACCTCGGTGTCGAGTGCGCTGCTCTCTCAGGCCGCGGAACTGCGGGCGCGCGCCCGGGCTGCAGCCGAGACCGAGGCGCAAACCGCGCCCCTGAAGATGGTCTTTCCCCTTGTGTTCTGCTTCCTTCCCGCGTTCGTGCTGTTGACGGTTGCGCCGATCGCAGTGTCGGCGATTCGCACTCTGGGGGGAGCCTGA
- a CDS encoding acyl-CoA dehydrogenase family protein, which yields MSTTGAIRSSIFSPEHDALRVSVRAFVERELAPYAEEWEAAGDFPDWVFTKLGEQGYLGLAFPEKYGGQGGDYISTLVLKEEIARCGSGGVGMAVAVQTDMATPPVLEFGTEAQKQEYLVPAIRGTKIACLGITEPEAGSDVANIKTTAVRDGTDWVINGSKIFITNGCRAHFCTLVARTNKEAGYGGFSLFIVPTDTPGWKVSKRLHKVGMLSSDTAEISIEDVRLPAEALLGVEGEGFKQIMWELQGERLVGTAGSIAGSQLLLERCIAYAKERKAFGKPIGKFQAISHRLAEMATEIEAARALVYDAAWRFGKGEYPVKEISMAKLYGGLVVNRVANHAMQIFGGMGYSMELPVQRAWRDARLIRIGGGADEVMREVIAKTMGL from the coding sequence ATGTCTACGACGGGTGCGATTCGCAGTTCGATCTTCAGCCCCGAGCACGACGCGTTGCGGGTTAGCGTTCGCGCGTTCGTCGAGCGTGAGCTGGCGCCGTACGCCGAGGAGTGGGAGGCAGCGGGGGACTTCCCGGACTGGGTGTTCACCAAGCTCGGGGAGCAGGGCTACCTGGGTCTGGCATTCCCTGAGAAGTACGGCGGTCAAGGTGGGGACTACATCTCCACCCTCGTGCTGAAGGAAGAGATCGCGCGCTGCGGCTCCGGTGGTGTCGGAATGGCCGTCGCCGTGCAAACCGACATGGCGACGCCTCCGGTCTTGGAGTTTGGGACCGAGGCGCAGAAGCAGGAGTACCTGGTGCCTGCGATTCGCGGCACTAAGATCGCGTGTCTGGGCATCACCGAGCCCGAGGCGGGCAGCGATGTCGCCAACATCAAGACGACCGCAGTGCGTGACGGAACCGACTGGGTGATCAACGGCAGCAAGATCTTCATCACAAATGGATGCCGCGCGCATTTCTGCACGCTGGTCGCGCGTACCAACAAGGAAGCCGGTTACGGCGGCTTCAGCTTGTTCATCGTCCCGACCGACACGCCCGGATGGAAAGTGTCCAAGCGGCTGCACAAAGTCGGGATGCTCTCATCGGATACCGCCGAGATCTCTATCGAAGACGTGCGCCTCCCAGCCGAGGCTCTGCTCGGTGTTGAGGGCGAGGGATTCAAGCAGATCATGTGGGAGCTGCAGGGTGAGCGTCTCGTCGGGACGGCCGGCAGCATCGCGGGGTCGCAGTTGCTGCTGGAGCGCTGCATCGCCTACGCGAAGGAGCGCAAGGCGTTCGGAAAGCCGATCGGCAAGTTCCAGGCGATCTCACATCGGCTCGCCGAGATGGCGACCGAGATCGAGGCTGCGCGCGCGCTCGTCTACGACGCGGCCTGGAGGTTCGGCAAGGGCGAGTACCCGGTAAAGGAGATCTCGATGGCCAAGCTCTACGGCGGCCTTGTGGTTAATCGTGTCGCCAATCACGCCATGCAGATCTTCGGCGGGATGGGGTACTCGATGGAGCTGCCGGTGCAACGCGCGTGGCGCGATGCTCGCCTCATCCGCATCGGTGGCGGCGCCGACGAAGTCATGCGTGAAGTCATCGCCAAGACGATGGGTCTGTAG
- a CDS encoding TetR/AcrR family transcriptional regulator: MGKRAEYLGPEKRRPLVLDAAREIFAAGGFADASMAAIAEHAGVCKAVLYDCFPGGKQEIYYSLLDREEQVFSEHVTRAIDETFHLPLEESLRVGLTSFLRYAEADPLGFRVIFGDAGTADPEIARRTRQVKDRMVEQLGARARTVIAATGAPDPPAAGVFPRAIIAVAEELARWLLRDPSVPSAAVVELTARWFMHGFEQVVLPQVWDRADLGPAPA; the protein is encoded by the coding sequence ATGGGGAAGCGGGCGGAGTACTTAGGACCGGAGAAACGACGCCCGTTGGTTCTTGATGCGGCGCGAGAGATCTTCGCCGCGGGCGGGTTTGCCGACGCATCCATGGCAGCCATCGCCGAACACGCCGGAGTCTGCAAGGCCGTGTTGTATGACTGCTTCCCCGGCGGCAAACAAGAGATCTACTACTCCTTACTCGACCGCGAGGAGCAGGTCTTCTCCGAACACGTCACGCGTGCAATCGACGAGACCTTCCACCTCCCTCTCGAGGAATCGCTGCGGGTTGGGCTCACCTCGTTCTTGCGCTATGCCGAGGCGGACCCGCTGGGATTCCGAGTCATCTTCGGCGACGCCGGCACCGCAGACCCCGAGATCGCGCGCCGAACGCGGCAGGTGAAGGACCGCATGGTTGAGCAGTTGGGGGCGCGCGCCCGAACGGTCATCGCCGCAACCGGGGCCCCCGACCCGCCTGCCGCCGGGGTCTTTCCCCGAGCAATCATCGCCGTCGCCGAGGAACTTGCCCGTTGGCTCCTGCGAGACCCGTCCGTGCCGAGCGCCGCCGTGGTCGAACTGACGGCGCGTTGGTTCATGCATGGCTTCGAGCAAGTCGTTCTCCCGCAGGTCTGGGACCGGGCCGACCTCGGTCCGGCGCCCGCCTGA
- a CDS encoding DUF4244 domain-containing protein, with product MGRLLFEKVCAGLRRLAARARIAGQAGQSTTEYTLVILVAASIALLMLNWAKGGAVEGFFQSIMDKVTLMFA from the coding sequence ATGGGTCGTTTGTTGTTCGAGAAGGTCTGCGCCGGGTTGCGGAGGCTTGCGGCGCGCGCGCGCATCGCGGGGCAGGCCGGTCAGTCCACGACGGAGTACACGCTCGTCATTCTGGTGGCGGCCAGCATCGCGTTGCTCATGCTGAACTGGGCCAAGGGAGGAGCCGTTGAGGGCTTCTTTCAGTCGATCATGGACAAGGTCACTCTGATGTTTGCCTGA
- a CDS encoding acyl-CoA dehydrogenase family protein: MEPRFELFTEEHDAFRVSARDFIQREIAPNVEAWEEAGDFPRSLYERMGELGLLGLKYEEAYGGSGPDYLADAVLTEEIALCGSGGVAAGIGGHKDLGSLYVYKFGDEEQRKRWLVPSIAGRAIGAFAVTEPDAGSDVAGLRTRAVRDGDSYVLNGQKIFITNGSKADYVVVAVRTGAEGYGGISLIVVEKDTPGFSSRRIETVGWRTSHTAELFFDECRVPAENLLGEQDKGFVYIMQNFQWERLIMALGAVASAEKILEMGISYARERVVFKRPLAKFQVWKHRFADLATEITAAKALTYHALRKFVAGEDATREVSMAKWLATELDWKVSDEVLQVHGGYGYMMEFPAQRAWRDSRLGPIGGGTTEIMKEIIAKTYGL, translated from the coding sequence ATGGAGCCACGGTTCGAGTTATTCACTGAAGAGCACGACGCGTTTCGGGTGTCCGCGCGCGACTTCATTCAGCGCGAGATCGCTCCCAACGTCGAGGCATGGGAAGAAGCCGGGGACTTCCCCCGCTCGCTGTACGAGCGGATGGGTGAGCTTGGTCTGCTCGGTCTGAAGTACGAAGAGGCCTACGGTGGGTCGGGTCCGGACTACCTGGCCGACGCCGTCCTGACGGAAGAGATCGCTCTATGCGGCTCCGGCGGTGTTGCTGCGGGAATCGGCGGCCACAAGGATCTGGGTTCGCTGTACGTCTACAAGTTCGGCGACGAGGAGCAGCGTAAGCGCTGGCTAGTTCCCTCGATTGCCGGGCGCGCTATCGGCGCCTTCGCGGTGACGGAGCCCGACGCCGGCTCCGACGTGGCCGGACTTCGCACGCGCGCGGTGCGCGACGGCGACTCGTACGTGCTGAACGGCCAAAAGATCTTCATCACCAACGGCTCCAAAGCCGACTACGTGGTGGTGGCCGTACGCACCGGCGCAGAGGGCTACGGCGGGATCTCGCTCATCGTCGTGGAGAAGGACACGCCGGGCTTTTCCTCGCGGCGGATCGAAACGGTCGGGTGGCGGACGAGTCACACCGCCGAGTTGTTCTTCGACGAGTGCCGTGTCCCCGCCGAGAATTTGCTCGGCGAGCAAGACAAGGGCTTCGTCTACATCATGCAGAACTTCCAGTGGGAGCGTTTGATCATGGCGCTGGGCGCCGTCGCATCCGCCGAGAAGATTCTCGAGATGGGGATCTCCTACGCGCGCGAGCGCGTGGTCTTTAAGCGTCCGCTTGCGAAGTTCCAGGTCTGGAAGCATCGGTTTGCGGATCTGGCCACCGAGATCACCGCGGCAAAGGCCCTCACCTATCACGCGTTGCGCAAGTTCGTCGCGGGCGAGGACGCAACACGTGAGGTTTCGATGGCGAAATGGCTGGCGACCGAGCTCGACTGGAAGGTTTCCGACGAAGTGCTGCAGGTCCACGGCGGATACGGCTACATGATGGAGTTCCCCGCGCAGCGCGCGTGGCGCGATTCCCGGCTCGGTCCGATCGGCGGCGGCACGACCGAGATCATGAAGGAGATCATCGCCAAGACCTACGGCCTGTAG
- a CDS encoding response regulator transcription factor — MTDTTSQKRIKVLIVDDHKVFAEGLMKALEDQPGIEVVGMAHSVEAALAGARRGKPDVVLMDFDLPDGNGAEATTQIKQDLPATKVVMLTSFTDEKVLVAAIEAGCSGYVTKHKATEEVLAAVRAAHAGEALISPSMLARVLPRLHRSYRGLGSDLTPREREILTLLADGLATGAIAEALVISPHTVRNHTQSILIKLQAHSKLEAVATAVREGIVDR, encoded by the coding sequence ATGACAGACACAACTTCACAAAAACGGATCAAAGTTCTCATCGTAGACGACCACAAAGTCTTCGCCGAAGGCCTGATGAAGGCACTCGAGGATCAGCCGGGAATCGAGGTGGTCGGGATGGCCCACTCCGTCGAAGCTGCGCTCGCCGGCGCGCGCCGAGGCAAGCCCGACGTCGTCCTTATGGACTTCGACCTGCCCGACGGCAACGGCGCCGAAGCGACGACCCAGATCAAGCAAGACCTGCCGGCCACCAAGGTTGTCATGCTCACCTCGTTCACCGACGAGAAGGTGTTGGTCGCGGCAATCGAAGCGGGATGCTCGGGGTACGTCACCAAGCACAAGGCCACCGAGGAAGTGCTCGCGGCGGTGCGCGCGGCTCACGCGGGCGAGGCGCTGATCTCGCCGTCGATGCTTGCGCGCGTGCTCCCGCGCTTGCACCGCAGCTACCGCGGCCTCGGATCGGACCTGACACCCCGCGAGCGCGAGATCCTGACCCTGCTCGCCGACGGGCTCGCCACCGGAGCGATCGCCGAAGCGCTGGTGATCAGCCCCCACACGGTCCGCAACCACACTCAGAGCATCTTGATCAAGCTGCAGGCGCACTCGAAGCTGGAAGCGGTGGCGACGGCCGTTCGCGAAGGCATCGTCGATCGCTAG